TGAGTTCGAAGATGGAATGGCCTTCCTCGCTGGCGTGAGACATCCGTTGCTAGGTCTGGAGCACGGGCTATTCGCATTAACCGTGGGGGTTTTAGTGGCGACGGGCGGAAGATTTCGTTCTCAAGCCCTCGCGTTGACTTTTTTGGCAAGCCTTTTGGTCGGTGGTTGGGCAGGTGCCCAGGGGCTTGTTCTTTCAGGAGTTTCTTTGGGCAGCGCCTTGGCCTTTGCTAGCCCCTTACTTTTGTTCGCGAAGCGATACCGCCTTCATCCAGGTTATCCGCTGGCTGTCATTGCGTGTGTCTCCCTTTTGCAGGGGAATGCTCATGCACTAGCTTGGCCTTTGGAGACGGGTTTTACCGCCTACCTTGCCGGGCTGTTGTTGACCAGCTCCGTGCTAGCCTTCACAGGTTGGTTTGTCGCGCTCTGTACGCAGTCTCTGCGCCGTCCTGTCGCAGCTCTCTCTCATTGATCACCTGCCATGCATCTGTCCCCTCGTGAACAGGAAAAGCTGTTGATCGTTGTCGCCGCTGACGTGGCTCGTCGTCGCAGAGATCGTGGTGTGAAACTGAACTACCCAGAGACCATCGCCATCATCAGTGCAGAGATCATGGAAGGTGCGCGCGATGGGCGCAGCGTTTCAGATCTCATGAGCTATGGCACCACCATTGTGAAGCGCGACGAAGTCATGGAAGGCATCCCTGAAATGATCCACGAAGTCCAGGTGGAAGCCACCTTTCCCGATGGCACCAAACTGGTGACTGTTCACAACCCCGTGCGCTGACATGATCCCCGGAGAAATCATCCATCCTCAAGGTGTAGGCGACCTCAATGCCAATATCGGATTGGCCACGAAAAAGCTCGTGGTCGCTAACATGGGGGATCGTCCTGTCCAAGTCGGCAGCCACTTTCATTTTTATGAGGTGAATACTTTTCTCGATTTTGATCGTGCAGCCTCCCTCGGTTTTCGGCTGAACATTCCCGCAGGCACCGCCGTTCGTTTTGAACCCGGCGATACTCGCGAAGTCGAAGTCGTCGCCTTCGCCGGAAAACGCGAGGTTTATGGCCTCAACAACCTCGTGAATGGCCCCCTGCCCGTATGAAGATCACGCGTAAACAACACAGCAGCATGTTTGGCCCCACCGTGGGGGATCAGGTGCGGTTGGCAGACACGGAACTTTTTATTGAGGTCGAGCGTGACCTCATTGCGGAGAAAGGTGGCTACGGCAATGAGGTGAAATTTGGCGGCGGAAAAGTGATCCGCGATGGCATGGCCCAGTCCTGCTTGGCACTGGATGCGGACTGCCTGGATCTGGTCATTACCAATGCCACTATCCTGGACGCCGTGCAGGGAGTTATCAAAGCCGACATCGGGATCAAATATGGTCGCATCGTCGGCATTGGCCATGCGGGCAATCCCATGTTGCAAGATGGCATTGATATGGTCATTGGCGCAGGCACGGAAGTCATTGCTGGGGAGGGGTGCATCATCACCGCAGGGGGCATTGACACCCACATTCACTTCATCTGCCCGCAGCAGATTGACCATGCGCTGGCCAGCGGTGTCACCACCATGATTGGCGGCGGCACGGGCCCAGCTCACGGTACTTATGCCACCACTTGCACGCCCGGTATTTGGAACATGCATCGCATGCTGGAGGCGGCGGATGAGTACCCCATGAACCTCGGTTTTTTGGGCAAAGGCAACTGCTCCACACCAGGCCCGCTGCGGGAGCAAGTCCTCGCTGGAGCCATCGGCCTGAAGCTACACGAAGACTGGGGCACCACCCCGGCTGCCATTGATACCTGCCTGGGCGTGGCGGATGAGCTCGATGTCCAGGTGGCGATCCATACCGATACCCTCAACGAGGCCGGTTTTGTCGAAAGCACCCTCGCGGCCTTTAAGGGCCGCACCATCCACACTTACCACTCAGAAGGCGCAGGTGGCGGACATGCGCCTGACATCATCCGCGTGTGTGGCGAGGCCAATGTGTTGCCTTCTTCCACCAACCCGACTCGTCCTTTCACCGTGAATACGATTGATGAGCATCTCGACATGCTCATGGTCTGCCATCATCTTGATTCAAAGATCCCTGAAGACGTGGCGTTTGCGGAATCTCGCATCCGTCCCGAGACCATTGCTGCGGAGGATCTGCTGCATGATCTGGGGGCCATCTCTATGATGTCCAGTGACAGCCAGGCCATGGGCCGTCTCGGCGAGGTCATCACCCGCACTTGGCAGACAGCGCATAAAATGAAGGTCCAGTTTGGCAAACTGGAAGGGCCGGAGCACCAAGCCGCCGATAACTATCGCGCCCTGCGTTACGTGGCCAAGTACACCATCAATCCCGCCATCACTCATGGCATCTCCCATGAAGTGGGCAGCATCGAGGTGGGAAAACTGGCTGATCTCGTGGTCTGGAAACCCGCTTTTTTCGGGGTCAAACCCGAGGTCATTCTGAAGGGAGGACTCATCGCCATGGCGAACATGGGAGATCCCAATGCCAGCATCCCGACCCCGCAGCCGATGATGTATCGCCACCAATTCGCTGCCCATGGTCGGGCCAAGTTCAGCACCAGCCTCACCTTTGTTAGTCAGGCGGCTTTGCAGAGTGGAATTGTGAAAAAACTGGGTGTTTGCAAGACTCTCAGTGCGGTGAAAACCTGCCGCACTGTCAGCAAGCATGACATGCTTTGGAATAACTATCTGCCAAAGATCGAAGTGGACCCAGACACCTACACCGTGAAAGCTGATGGACGCGAGCTGCGCTGCGAACCCGCCAATGTCTTGCCCATGGCCCAACGTTACTTTTTGTTCTGATGATTTTGATTCAACGGATGCTCTCAGACACGCCGATGCGGCCTGTCACAGAGCAGATCGAGTTGCTCATTGAACGGCGGCTTTTTCTCAAGCGCCGCTGGCGCGGCGTGGCGGCGGATGGAACGGAGTTCGGCTT
This is a stretch of genomic DNA from Prosthecobacter dejongeii. It encodes these proteins:
- a CDS encoding HupE/UreJ family protein, encoding MPNQPLSFHLSLLRRFSLFARWSVLLLLTVAPLQAHHLPPGMEDVDEFEDGMAFLAGVRHPLLGLEHGLFALTVGVLVATGGRFRSQALALTFLASLLVGGWAGAQGLVLSGVSLGSALAFASPLLLFAKRYRLHPGYPLAVIACVSLLQGNAHALAWPLETGFTAYLAGLLLTSSVLAFTGWFVALCTQSLRRPVAALSH
- a CDS encoding urease subunit gamma, which codes for MHLSPREQEKLLIVVAADVARRRRDRGVKLNYPETIAIISAEIMEGARDGRSVSDLMSYGTTIVKRDEVMEGIPEMIHEVQVEATFPDGTKLVTVHNPVR
- a CDS encoding urease subunit beta; amino-acid sequence: MIPGEIIHPQGVGDLNANIGLATKKLVVANMGDRPVQVGSHFHFYEVNTFLDFDRAASLGFRLNIPAGTAVRFEPGDTREVEVVAFAGKREVYGLNNLVNGPLPV
- the ureC gene encoding urease subunit alpha, whose translation is MKITRKQHSSMFGPTVGDQVRLADTELFIEVERDLIAEKGGYGNEVKFGGGKVIRDGMAQSCLALDADCLDLVITNATILDAVQGVIKADIGIKYGRIVGIGHAGNPMLQDGIDMVIGAGTEVIAGEGCIITAGGIDTHIHFICPQQIDHALASGVTTMIGGGTGPAHGTYATTCTPGIWNMHRMLEAADEYPMNLGFLGKGNCSTPGPLREQVLAGAIGLKLHEDWGTTPAAIDTCLGVADELDVQVAIHTDTLNEAGFVESTLAAFKGRTIHTYHSEGAGGGHAPDIIRVCGEANVLPSSTNPTRPFTVNTIDEHLDMLMVCHHLDSKIPEDVAFAESRIRPETIAAEDLLHDLGAISMMSSDSQAMGRLGEVITRTWQTAHKMKVQFGKLEGPEHQAADNYRALRYVAKYTINPAITHGISHEVGSIEVGKLADLVVWKPAFFGVKPEVILKGGLIAMANMGDPNASIPTPQPMMYRHQFAAHGRAKFSTSLTFVSQAALQSGIVKKLGVCKTLSAVKTCRTVSKHDMLWNNYLPKIEVDPDTYTVKADGRELRCEPANVLPMAQRYFLF